The Meriones unguiculatus strain TT.TT164.6M chromosome 14, Bangor_MerUng_6.1, whole genome shotgun sequence sequence catcctgagtgagatatcctagaaacagaaagacacacatggtatatactcacttgtaagtggatactagacatataatatagaataaacctacaaaaatctggacacctaaagaaggtgagctaggaggaggaccctgggtaagatgatcaatcctcactcagaaaggcaaagggaacagacattgaaagaaggagaaaacaggacaacagaacaggaacctaccacagagggcctctgaaagcctctacctagcattgtatcaaatcagatattgagattcataaacaaactttgggcagattgcagagaatcttaggaaagaagggggaagacctggagaggacaggcaatccacaaggagagcaacagaactaaaatatccaggcacagggatcttttctgaggctgatactccaaccaaggaccattcatgtagataacctagaacccttgctcagatgtagtccatggcagttcaatatccaagtggggttcctagtaatgggaacagggagtgtctctgacatgaactcagtggctagctcagTGGCTGCCTTCCccggatgggggagcagccttgccaggccaaagtgGAGGACAAaccagccagttctgatgagagttgataagctagggtcagattgaaggggaagaggctctcccctatctgtggacttggaaaggggcataggaggagatgagggagagagggtgggattgggaggagagaggaggggtctacagctgggatacaaagtgaataaactgtaattaatataaaaaataaaaatataattaaaaaaagaaaaacaagaaaagtcaTTCTTTCCCAGAAATGCTAAGTGTTTTAGGAGCCCTATACCAAAAAGCCTTGACAAAGACTGTTGTGTGTCCATTGCTAGAAATGTGACAGCTTGTAGATTGTGTTAAGGGTGGAAAATGAGGAAACTAGATGGAATCCAAATGCATTTTGGGGTCAGGTTTCCTAACTGCTTGGATTAGGGAAGACACACTCTCCAAAGTAATGAGTGTTTCAATGGTCaacaaagagaggaggaaggctgTGAAAAACCTATATAAGAAATATTTAGACTAGACACACAGATGAATAACAAAGATATTCATAACAAAGATAACAAAGATATGCTGAATGACATCAGCAAAAACACAAGAGTTCATTATAATTATGGAATTACACTTATATTCAGTTTAAGAACAGGGAAACCTCATTTGTGTTAGATGAAAAACTGTGAGGAAGGAAGGCAACTGTTCTGACAGAAGTACAAAGGGAGAGCTCCAGGGAGGGGACTGTTAGGCATCTTGATGTGTGGGCCAAGGTTACATgggtgcacacaaacacatagacacacacatgcacacacactgaaagaTTAAGCAACGAACTAAATACTTGGTAAGTAAAATTTTAACTTAGAAAccattaaaagaaaatagaataagaaaagaaagcGTAACATCTTCCACAgccgagaaaaaaaaataaaaaaaatcattctataaaagaagaaaaatggaggaaaaatAGATAAGATAATCACGGTTACTAGAAAGTACCTTACAAACTGGCAGGAAGACAGGTGAAAAACATTTCAGTGTATGAGGCCAAATAGACtaaggtaaacaaaacagaagagcagactgtgtcaaaaaagaaaaggactgaaTCCATATAATGACTCCTCACTGTTGTTTCACCTATCAAAACCTTCTTCCCtccaggcaaaaacaaaaacaaaacgggggggggggggaaagggggAAGTAGGACCCTCTCACCTCCTTACTAAACTTTACAAACGACCACTAAGTGCATTTTTccaggggttttgtttgttttcaaatccTTTGGGTAACTAGGTTTGGAATGCCTTAGAATTCTCCTCTTTAAGAGCAATGGAACTTTATTTTCACTTCCCCTAACGGCTTTTTAAGTCAGCCGCGCTGCGCTTCTGGGTCGGAGCCCCACGCCCGCAGCCCACAGAGACGGAGGAGGCCATCGCGGCCCCAACCCGTTTCCGCATCCCCCGCGACGCCCGCCCGCCGGCGGGGCGGCCCCGCCGACCAATCACAGGCGGGAGCGGCCAGGCTCCGGGGCCGCCCGGCCCAGCCTTCCGCCCTCCCGCCTGCGCACAGCGCCCCCGGCCAGTAGGAGGCGGCCTCGACCAGCAGGGCAGCCCGGAGCCGCCGCCCTCGGCTCGCCGCCGCCGACCCcgacgccgccgccgccgccatggTCGAGGCCGACCGTCCGGGGAAGCTCTTCATCGGGGGTCTCAACCTCGAAACCGACGAGAAGGCCCTGGAGGCCGCTTTCGGCAAGTATGGCCGCATCATCGAGGTGCTCCTGATGAAGGACCGGGAGACCTCCAAGTCCAGAGGCTTCGCGTTCGTCACCTTCGAGAACCCCGCGGACGCCAAGGCCGCCGCCCGAGACATGAACGGCAAGTCCCTGGATGGTAAGGCCATCAAGGTGGCCCAGGCCACCAAGCCGGTGTTCGAGAGCGGCCGGCGCGGGCCGCCGCCGCCCCGCAGCCGCGGCCGCCCGAGGGGCCTGCGCGGGGCCCGCGGCGGCGGCCCGAGGCGCCCGCCCTCCCGGGGCGGGTCGGCCGACGAAGGCAGCTACACGGCGGATTTCGACCTGCGCCCGTCGCGGGCCCCGATGCCGCTCAAGCGCGGGCCGGCGCCGCGCCGCGCCGGGCCCCCGCCCAAGAGAGCGGCGCCGTCGGGCCCCACGCGCAGCGGCGCGGGGATGCGCGGGCGGGCCACGGGCTCGCGCGGCCGCGACGCCTACGGGGGCCCCCCGCGCCGGGAGCTGCCGCCGCCGCGCCGCGATCCCTACCTGGGCCCGCGCGACGAGGGCTACTCACCCCGCGAGAGCTACTCCAGCCGCGACTACCCGAGCGCCCGGGACCCGCGCGACTTCGCGCCCTCGCCGCGCGACTACGCCTACCGCGACTACGGCCACTCGAGCGCGCGCGACGAGTGCCCGTCCAGGGGCTACTGCGAGCGCGACGGCTACGGGGGCCGCGAGCGCGACTACGCCGAGCACCCCAGCGGAGGCTCCTACCGAGACCCCTTCGACGGCTACGGGGACCTGCGCGGCGCCGGCCCCGCCCGAGGCCCGCCGCCGTCCTACGGCGGGGGCCGCTACGACGAGTACCGCGGCTGCTCGCCCGACGGCTACGGCGGCCGCGACAGCTACCGCAGCGAGCGCTACTCGAGCGGCCGCGAGCGCGTGGGCAGGCCGGAGCGCGGGCTGCCGCCGTCGGTGGAGCGGAGCTGCCCGACCCCGCGCGACTCCTACAGCCGCTCGGGCCGCCGGGCGCCCCCGAGGGGCGGAGGCCGAGTGGGAAGCCGCCTGGAGCGAGGGGGAGGCCGGAGCAGGTACTGAGCCCTCCTCTCTAGCCGCGAAGAGAAGTCACTTTCCTGGTAACTCACCCAGGACTGGACCTAAGAAgagttgtttttcttatttttggccgttttaagatttttttttccccctgttaaaactttctctgcatttttatgcttttgagaggaaaaaaaaagttttaaactcatttaatttcattttggaATTGTTAAACGTTTCAACAAGCTCGTGTTAAAAGTATGACTTGAACCTGCGTTAGTAGTCTTCCTTGTCGTTCAAAGTGGTTCTCCTAAAAAGCTTCTTCCCTTCTAAATTTGCCTGATAAATGAGGCAAACGGTTCTAAGGTTATTTCACAGAAAGCTTGCCCACCTAAAGTGGAAAAAAAGGATCATGCTGCCCCTTGAGACCAAACTGGGGTTTGGGGAAAAAGAGTTGGGGGGAGTTGATGTTTGCTACTCAATTTCAAAGTGTCTTTCAAACCGAACCCTTGTTTGCAGTGCTAACAGCCAACTAAACAGCAACCAAACCCACTTAGACCAGATGCTGTGTAAAGAAGGTGCCATTCGCTCAATGAGTCAAAGCAAATGGATGCTGGCCTTTATTTTAACTTCTTTGACTGCTTTGCCGATTTTGCCTTTTCTTTGGAGATCTGCAGAATCTCCTGTCTTCTCATTCCCCAAAATAGCATTTACATGATTGGAACATCGATGGAATCCTAAATTTAAATTTTGGCCAACTAACCACAAAGCTGAAAAACAACCCAAAATTATTTACCTATAGTATTTATTTTTACCGTTAATTAAACAAGTTATTAAGACGTGTGCCCATGGTGAATTTGGGAGCCATAATGACTTCCATTCCTAACTCCAAGATAGATACTGGTTCAGGTGGAGAAAAATTGGGCTTCTTCCCCTGGGGTGAAGCTTCTCAGGAGCAAAGGTCACAGAATCCCTGAAAGATTGTATTTCAACAACTGAGAATCTCAAACTACTGTGAAGGGGCAGGGTTCACCTgtccgagaaaaaaaaaaaaaaaagcaaagggttTGTTGAGTGTTCCCCACTGAAAAGGGGGGTTTGGGCAGAGAAAGATCAGAGAGGCTTCTGGCAAGATACTTAAGGAGAGACATGTCTCCTCTTTCCATCCCAGACTAATACCTGTGGAAATCCCCTGCTTACTCGAGAAAAAGGTGTAGAACTTACTGTCAGTGTAATGTTTCTGGAGGAAAAAGATGGACACctgaacaacaaccaaaaaaaaaaaaaaaaacccaaaaatcttGAGTTCTGAATGCAGCACACACAATCCTAGaacatggttttctttttttttttttgacaatgtaGTAGGTGAATTAAAGGATATGCCATATAATGGCCCGGAAGATGAAATACAGCAAGTAGAATTTTTAAATCCAG is a genomic window containing:
- the Rbmxl2 gene encoding RNA-binding motif protein, X-linked-like-2 — translated: MVEADRPGKLFIGGLNLETDEKALEAAFGKYGRIIEVLLMKDRETSKSRGFAFVTFENPADAKAAARDMNGKSLDGKAIKVAQATKPVFESGRRGPPPPRSRGRPRGLRGARGGGPRRPPSRGGSADEGSYTADFDLRPSRAPMPLKRGPAPRRAGPPPKRAAPSGPTRSGAGMRGRATGSRGRDAYGGPPRRELPPPRRDPYLGPRDEGYSPRESYSSRDYPSARDPRDFAPSPRDYAYRDYGHSSARDECPSRGYCERDGYGGRERDYAEHPSGGSYRDPFDGYGDLRGAGPARGPPPSYGGGRYDEYRGCSPDGYGGRDSYRSERYSSGRERVGRPERGLPPSVERSCPTPRDSYSRSGRRAPPRGGGRVGSRLERGGGRSRY